The segment tccattactcgacacatgcctcgaagcctcggcacatcacgtaacatcactaactaaaacccaaacgaggaaaaactgaaaactaatagtaaacaaaaggCTAAGTCAAAACTCAACCCTGACATTTTACAAAggcaaattcaatcagattatacagtttgagtcagattatacagattggtcaacaaatgtcctatataagggaacccagttgattgcatcaaagtcctgacaaacagcattcactcctcctgaagaagtatagagccacagggagagtcgtctgcattgttcatggctttgcagcaatccctcatactgagcaagcatgaagcgacagtggaaagaaaaactccctattaacgggaaggaaaaacctccagcagaaccaggctcagtatgaacagtcatctgcctcgaccgactgggggttagagaagacagagcagagacataacaagagagaaacaagcacagaagcacacattgatctagtaatctgttccacattagatggtaatggcggatgatctgtctttcctggatgatgtcacagttaacacaacgccagaccaggtgtaccgcataactatagagatggCTCAAGGTAAcgtaagccactctaactacaaGCTTTGTCAAACctgaaagttttaagcttaatcttaaaagtagacagggtgtctgcctcatggaccaaaagtACCCCTTTAAACCGAACTACTACATCAGCTAAAATTATTTCTTAACCGTACCCTTCTTCCCCTTTAGGAGGGCATAGGAGGGCATCTTTTTTgcacaaaaaggaggaaatcaTAATGTAACATTCTTTAATAAATAGGTCTTTGCTTAAACTGCGGTGAGCCAGCATGCACACAGTTCCACTCTGTCAAGTTTAGTACTCACAAGACCTCGAGGAGGGTGACAAAAAAAGTTGAAGTAGCTTGTGGCctcttcatttatttaaattttttttaatagtgttctgtctggcaatgtggcaataacaaTTGTTGAGtgcaacagattttactttcacaagcggagccttaacgctttcgccatagtgctcaacttgatttatacatgcaaaaagctttattataatttatgcagtgaatatttcatgttatatggacactatcTTGATAATtatgaaacaagaaggtagaagagggataaaaagagaaaagatgaaggagaaaagggagagaacaaCGCATCCTCAGCCATCTTCATCTGCCaggagagatgtaaaaagaacagcacaaccagccgataaagtaaGTACccggatccaagcacctgtaggtccATGGGCTCAGCAGAGGAaatccttcagcagaagactcctcttacccagatacaccacagagcgccacaggaaatcattcctgcctgcgGTCATCacctccctcagtgattcagacaCTGTTTTTGCACATCGTCActataactttattttagatctgCTGTaattatatgtatgtatgtgtatatatatatatatatatatatatagatagatatatatttgGACAAAAGGGTTGAGATAAGTATGAagcctttcatttagttggtcgacCTCGTGGAGgtccattgaaaataaattaaatcaaattaaaaaagaggaaagagaAGTCTGTATAATGGATCAAAGGCAAAGTTTCCAGGGCCaagccttgccccagggtgagacgtttgatttcatgctgaaaaagtaTGGGCCCGAAAGCATGACATACATAAATGAttggattaaacatgcagatttcccaCAAGGGGGTTAATTTAATATTGCAGTACTAAAAAaggttgaagaaaaaaactaagtacatgaaaataaattataaacaaaaaagagagTCAAACAAGAAGAACTATAGGGGATATGGAGACATCGGCCATGCCTTGAATGTTGGAAAGATGAAGCAGAGAGACGGCAAAGAAAACATAGTAGCAGGGAGCCTGGATGTGACTGGATGTGTGTGTGGTCGTAAGGACAATTGCTCTGTCCCCTCCGCTTCTACTGTTCCTAATGTCCAGACTGACTCTGGTGtttctgcaacacacacacacacacacacacacacacacacacacacacacacacacacacacacacacacactagagaAAAAGGACCTCCTCCATATAAAactttgctgctcgggcctaaacAGGATTTGTCTTATAACCCTCCTGTCTCTTCTACTTCCATGTAGCCTGATCTGAGTGCCCTCACAAGCGTGATGGACTACGGTCTCGACTCGTATGCCTTTGGCCCACGGGAAACACAAATCAAACCGCACGGCCAGCAAGTGTGCAGCAGCCACCACCAGCCCGACGACACATCTTCTGACCCTGGGGGATCTGCATCAGCATCTGCCCCCACACAGCAGGCAGCCTTAGAGCCTGAGGCCGACACACCAGGAGGTGCTACTGGGTCGGGTCACACCTACGACATGAGACAAGACCGCAAACCTCCTGTCTGCTACCCAAACATCAGTGATCCGATGGTTGAAGTTATGGGCCCGGATGGAGGAAACCTGGTTTTCAGGGCCTGGACACCACAGAACATTGAAGAGGATGCTAAGTCTCTTCCTGATCCCACCCTGTGTGGTGAGAATTTTGTCGCTGCTTTCACTGACTTCTGCAAGGAACTGCGTCCAACAGGTGCTGAGATTTGCAGGGTTCTCGCACGCAAACTAACAGCAACTGATTTGGCAAAGATTTATGACAAGCTGCC is part of the Fundulus heteroclitus isolate FHET01 chromosome 13, MU-UCD_Fhet_4.1, whole genome shotgun sequence genome and harbors:
- the LOC118565518 gene encoding uncharacterized protein LOC118565518, producing MKQEGRRGIKREKMKEKRERTTHPQPSSSARRDVKRTAQPADKPDLSALTSVMDYGLDSYAFGPRETQIKPHGQQVCSSHHQPDDTSSDPGGSASASAPTQQAALEPEADTPGGATGSGHTYDMRQDRKPPVCYPNISDPMVEVMGPDGGNLVFRAWTPQNIEEDAKSLPDPTLCGENFVAAFTDFCKELRPTGAEICRVLARKLTATDLAKIYDKLPGDHVDN